CGGGCGGCGGCACCGGTGGACTTCGATGCGCTGGACGGCCAGCCGGTGAGCCTGTTCTTTCTGCTGGTCGGACCGGAATCGGCGGCCGGGCCTCACATCAAGGCATTGAGCCGGATCTCGCGGCTGGTCCGCAAGGACGAGGTGCGCGACAAGCTGGTCGCCGCTCAGACCGCGCAGGAGTTCATGGATGCGCTCAAGGAAGCCGAGTCCCTCGCCACGGCCTGACGCGCCCGACGCGATGGTCTCCTGATTCGCCGCGGTCTTATCTATCCTTCCGCCGCTTCGCCTGCTGCCGCGTCTTTCGCCTGGCGGGCCTGGTCGTCGCTCACGATCGATCGCTGCTCCAGTTCCAGCTGGAAGCGCAGCGACCCCACGCCTTCCCGCAGGATCCTCACCTTCTGCATGTGTGAGAGGCCGCGCTTGGACGCGATCTCCATGGAGCCGCACAGCTGCGACATGGAGTCCAGGCCGGCGCCCATGAACAGCATTTTCAGCTGCCCGAAGCCGCGCGTCATGGCCATGACGTACTGGCCGGGATTGGATTTCGATGTCGCGAACTGCTCGACGAGTCCGTGGACGCGCTGGACGCGGTTCACGAACTCGTTGACGGTCGCCAGCCTGCCCTGTGCGCTCGGGCTCAGTTTTCCTGCCATGCCTGAAGCTACCGAACGGGTGCCGTCGAGGCGACCCCGCGGGCGGCCGTTGCTTGTGGCGACCCCGCAGGTGCGCCATCTTTCAGGGTTCGGCAGCGGCCGCAGAGCGGTGCGCCGTGCACGATAACGTGCGCGCTTTTGCTCCCGCTCTCATCTGGGCGGCGGCGGTATGGCTGATCGGCGGGCTGGAATCCACGCCGTCGGTGCCGGGCGGGCTGGGCCTCGACAAGGCTGCCCACTTCACCATGTACGGCATCCTCGGAGTCCTGCTCGCTCGCGGGTGGTTGCAGGTCGGCTGGCGCGGCGCCTGGTTCGTGCCGGTCCTGCTCGCATCGCTGCTCGGTCTGGCCGACGAGCTGCGCCAGGCAGGGCTGCCCGGCCGCACGGCCGATACCATGGACTGGCTCGCCGACATCGGCGGCGCTGCGACGGGAGTGTTCATCGCATTGCGCATCATGCGCAGGCGACATACGACGACAGGGCATGACGACGAATAGAGCGAC
This genomic window from Longimicrobiales bacterium contains:
- a CDS encoding VanZ family protein, with the protein product MHDNVRAFAPALIWAAAVWLIGGLESTPSVPGGLGLDKAAHFTMYGILGVLLARGWLQVGWRGAWFVPVLLASLLGLADELRQAGLPGRTADTMDWLADIGGAATGVFIALRIMRRRHTTTGHDDE